In one Fusarium keratoplasticum isolate Fu6.1 chromosome 5, whole genome shotgun sequence genomic region, the following are encoded:
- a CDS encoding AP complex subunit sigma: MAIQYLILLSRQGKVRLAKWFTTLSPKDKAKIVKDVSQLVLARRTRMCNFLEYKDTKIVYRRYASLFFIAGCSSEDNELITLEIIHRYVEQMDKYYGNVCELDIIFSFTKAYYILDELLLAGELQESSKKNVLRCIGQQDSLEDMEVEDEVTKIM; the protein is encoded by the exons ATGGCGATCCA ATACCTCATTCTCCTGTCCCGTCAGGGCAAAGTG CGCCTCGCCAAGTGGTTCACAACACTCTcccccaaggacaaggccaagatcgtcAAGGACGTGTCGCAGCTCGTGCTCGCCCGTAGGACGCGGATGTGCAACTTTCTGGAGTACAAGG ACACCAAGATCGTCTACCGCCGATAtgcctcgctcttcttcatTGCGGGATGCTCCTCGGAGGACAATGAGTTGATCACCCTCGAAATCATCCACCGATACGTCGAGCAGATGGACAAGTACTATGGCAACGTTTGCGAGCTCGAtatcatcttctccttcaccAAGGCATACTACATCCTCGACGaactcctcctcgccggcgAGCTGCAGGagagcagcaagaagaacGTACTCCGCTGCATCGGCCAGCAAGACTCTCTTGAGGACATGGAG GTTGAGGACGAAGTTACAAAGATCATGTAG